A genomic segment from Conger conger chromosome 2, fConCon1.1, whole genome shotgun sequence encodes:
- the LOC133113448 gene encoding interleukin-2 receptor subunit beta-like isoform X2, with protein MNYQPEKIRNEHVKAAMVPLWFPLFLLFLSPLHSSHTHQDLRCLNDYINKVTCVWDSRGTLPDTVCILHGTFGKSPRLRKESCDLKPLNEQNPALRGCPLVFTKRKIGLYSTIELHVSCENMTSPVAQIQDYKALQHIRLNPPDALNVTNYTISWDRTSQEGISHLKFQLQFKQEEQSWEDVNVKTVVIQDQMKQLQLPHEDLEVGRSYQVRVRVDVHPKSKGYASEWSRWSPVKTWRSEVGREPPQPTGVEKWLIGCGAALLVVLVALSMTFPIRYIRVDKAILKPVPTPAKYFDVLNSTHGGNFQKWLGPVMPAQYFDVPQHSVVSQVDLISAEDSTALFRKEGGTAPEEQDVSGQSPSFSNLSYFYSSYPRQVDTLPPACSSGQPAQGPAEPGKDGRAEVARAGSIRIVSSYECLQKLIARRGQPMHQDSGISVGSEDQDTGDDEGDGEAEDEGDDVQNDAVLPSDPSVFHPFLFPFGKSPFQEPYPQHLSAFPHFPFPLPHTGAGGLIEPCSDEYMPVKNIHSSSPDKSPEGITPT; from the exons ATGAACTACCAACCAGAGAAAATAAGG AATGAGCATGTAAAAGCAGCCATGGTGCCTCTATGGTTTCCTCTGTTCCTGCTCTTCCTTTCTCCTCTCCACTCTAGTCACACCCACCAAG ATCTAAGATGTCTCAATGATTACATAAACAAAGTCACCTGTGTCTGGGACAGTAGAGGGACTTTACCAGATACAGTCTGCATTCTACATGGTACTTTTGGAAAGTCGCCacgtttaag GAAGGAAAGCTGTGACCTGAAGCCTCTGAATGAGCAGAATCCAGCTCTACGAGGGTGCCCCCTTGTTTTTACGAAACGG aaaATTGGACTGTATTCTACAATTGAATTGCATGTCTCCTGTGAGAACATGACCAGCCCTGTGGCTCAGATACAGGACTATAAAGCACTCCAACACA TACGATTGAACCCACCCGATGCACTAAACGTCACCAATTACACCATCTCCTGGGATCGGACTTCCCAGGAAGGGATAAGTCATTTGAAATTCCAGCTGCAGTTCAAGCAGGAAGAGCAAAGCTGGGAG gaTGTGAATGTAAAGACCGTCGTCATACAGGACCAAATGAAGCAACTACAACTCCCCCATGAGGACCTTGAGGTGGGGAGGAGCTATCAGGTCAGGGTTCGAGTAGATGTGCACCCCAAGAGCAAAGGTTACGCTTCGGAGTGGAGCCGCTGGTCCCCTGTCAAGAcctggaggtcagaggtcgggaGGGAACCTCCACAGCCCACAG GGGTGGAAAAatggctgattggctgtggggcTGCACTACTGGTTGTGCTGGTGGCCCTCAGCATGACATTTCCCATTAGATACATCCG GGTCGACAAGGCGATCTTAAAACCGGTCCCGACTCCCGCAAAGTATTTTGATGTCCTCAATTCAACTCACGGCGGAAATTTCCAG AAGTGGCTAGGTCCTGTGATGCCTGCCCAATACTTTGACGTCCCCCAGCATTCCGTCGTCTCCCAAGTGGATCTCATCAGCGCAGAGGACAGCACTGCCCTCTTCAGGAAGGAGGGCGGCACTGCGCCCGAGGAGCAGGATGTCAGCGGCCAGTCGCCGAGCTTCTCCAACCTCAGCTACTTCTACTCCAGCTACCCCCGGCAGGTGGACACGCTCCCCCCTGCGTGCTCCAGCGGCCAGCCTGCCCAGGGCCCTGCTGAGCCAGGGAAGGACGGGCGGGCTGAGGTGGCCAGGGCCGGCTCAATCCGGATCGTCTCTTCCTACGAGTGCCTGCAGAAACTCATTGCTCGACGAGGGCAGCCCATGCACCAGGACTCAGGCATCAGCGTGGGGTCCGAGGACCAGGACACCGGAGATGACGAAGGGGATGGGGAAGCAGAGGATGAAGGGGACGATGTGCAGAATGACGCGGTTCTCCCCTCTGACCCTTCAGTCTTCCACCCTTTTCTCTTCCCTTTCGGGAAGTCTCCTTTCCAGGAGCCTTACCCCCAGCACCTGTCTGCGTTCCCCCACTTCCCCTTCCCTTTGCCCCACACAGGAGCAGGGGGTTTAATAGAGCCCTGCAGTGATGAATATATGCCAGTGAAGAACATTCACAGCAGCTCACCTGACAAGTCCCCTGAAGGCATCACACCAACATGA
- the LOC133113448 gene encoding interleukin-2 receptor subunit beta-like isoform X1 translates to MNPALQSGDPETESSGGHQRNNEHVKAAMVPLWFPLFLLFLSPLHSSHTHQDLRCLNDYINKVTCVWDSRGTLPDTVCILHGTFGKSPRLRKESCDLKPLNEQNPALRGCPLVFTKRKIGLYSTIELHVSCENMTSPVAQIQDYKALQHIRLNPPDALNVTNYTISWDRTSQEGISHLKFQLQFKQEEQSWEDVNVKTVVIQDQMKQLQLPHEDLEVGRSYQVRVRVDVHPKSKGYASEWSRWSPVKTWRSEVGREPPQPTGVEKWLIGCGAALLVVLVALSMTFPIRYIRVDKAILKPVPTPAKYFDVLNSTHGGNFQKWLGPVMPAQYFDVPQHSVVSQVDLISAEDSTALFRKEGGTAPEEQDVSGQSPSFSNLSYFYSSYPRQVDTLPPACSSGQPAQGPAEPGKDGRAEVARAGSIRIVSSYECLQKLIARRGQPMHQDSGISVGSEDQDTGDDEGDGEAEDEGDDVQNDAVLPSDPSVFHPFLFPFGKSPFQEPYPQHLSAFPHFPFPLPHTGAGGLIEPCSDEYMPVKNIHSSSPDKSPEGITPT, encoded by the exons ATGAACCCAGCTCTACAGTCTGGAGATCCTGAGACTGAATCAAGTGGAGGACATCAGCGCAAT AATGAGCATGTAAAAGCAGCCATGGTGCCTCTATGGTTTCCTCTGTTCCTGCTCTTCCTTTCTCCTCTCCACTCTAGTCACACCCACCAAG ATCTAAGATGTCTCAATGATTACATAAACAAAGTCACCTGTGTCTGGGACAGTAGAGGGACTTTACCAGATACAGTCTGCATTCTACATGGTACTTTTGGAAAGTCGCCacgtttaag GAAGGAAAGCTGTGACCTGAAGCCTCTGAATGAGCAGAATCCAGCTCTACGAGGGTGCCCCCTTGTTTTTACGAAACGG aaaATTGGACTGTATTCTACAATTGAATTGCATGTCTCCTGTGAGAACATGACCAGCCCTGTGGCTCAGATACAGGACTATAAAGCACTCCAACACA TACGATTGAACCCACCCGATGCACTAAACGTCACCAATTACACCATCTCCTGGGATCGGACTTCCCAGGAAGGGATAAGTCATTTGAAATTCCAGCTGCAGTTCAAGCAGGAAGAGCAAAGCTGGGAG gaTGTGAATGTAAAGACCGTCGTCATACAGGACCAAATGAAGCAACTACAACTCCCCCATGAGGACCTTGAGGTGGGGAGGAGCTATCAGGTCAGGGTTCGAGTAGATGTGCACCCCAAGAGCAAAGGTTACGCTTCGGAGTGGAGCCGCTGGTCCCCTGTCAAGAcctggaggtcagaggtcgggaGGGAACCTCCACAGCCCACAG GGGTGGAAAAatggctgattggctgtggggcTGCACTACTGGTTGTGCTGGTGGCCCTCAGCATGACATTTCCCATTAGATACATCCG GGTCGACAAGGCGATCTTAAAACCGGTCCCGACTCCCGCAAAGTATTTTGATGTCCTCAATTCAACTCACGGCGGAAATTTCCAG AAGTGGCTAGGTCCTGTGATGCCTGCCCAATACTTTGACGTCCCCCAGCATTCCGTCGTCTCCCAAGTGGATCTCATCAGCGCAGAGGACAGCACTGCCCTCTTCAGGAAGGAGGGCGGCACTGCGCCCGAGGAGCAGGATGTCAGCGGCCAGTCGCCGAGCTTCTCCAACCTCAGCTACTTCTACTCCAGCTACCCCCGGCAGGTGGACACGCTCCCCCCTGCGTGCTCCAGCGGCCAGCCTGCCCAGGGCCCTGCTGAGCCAGGGAAGGACGGGCGGGCTGAGGTGGCCAGGGCCGGCTCAATCCGGATCGTCTCTTCCTACGAGTGCCTGCAGAAACTCATTGCTCGACGAGGGCAGCCCATGCACCAGGACTCAGGCATCAGCGTGGGGTCCGAGGACCAGGACACCGGAGATGACGAAGGGGATGGGGAAGCAGAGGATGAAGGGGACGATGTGCAGAATGACGCGGTTCTCCCCTCTGACCCTTCAGTCTTCCACCCTTTTCTCTTCCCTTTCGGGAAGTCTCCTTTCCAGGAGCCTTACCCCCAGCACCTGTCTGCGTTCCCCCACTTCCCCTTCCCTTTGCCCCACACAGGAGCAGGGGGTTTAATAGAGCCCTGCAGTGATGAATATATGCCAGTGAAGAACATTCACAGCAGCTCACCTGACAAGTCCCCTGAAGGCATCACACCAACATGA
- the LOC133113448 gene encoding interleukin-2 receptor subunit beta-like isoform X3: protein MVPLWFPLFLLFLSPLHSSHTHQDLRCLNDYINKVTCVWDSRGTLPDTVCILHGTFGKSPRLRKESCDLKPLNEQNPALRGCPLVFTKRKIGLYSTIELHVSCENMTSPVAQIQDYKALQHIRLNPPDALNVTNYTISWDRTSQEGISHLKFQLQFKQEEQSWEDVNVKTVVIQDQMKQLQLPHEDLEVGRSYQVRVRVDVHPKSKGYASEWSRWSPVKTWRSEVGREPPQPTGVEKWLIGCGAALLVVLVALSMTFPIRYIRVDKAILKPVPTPAKYFDVLNSTHGGNFQKWLGPVMPAQYFDVPQHSVVSQVDLISAEDSTALFRKEGGTAPEEQDVSGQSPSFSNLSYFYSSYPRQVDTLPPACSSGQPAQGPAEPGKDGRAEVARAGSIRIVSSYECLQKLIARRGQPMHQDSGISVGSEDQDTGDDEGDGEAEDEGDDVQNDAVLPSDPSVFHPFLFPFGKSPFQEPYPQHLSAFPHFPFPLPHTGAGGLIEPCSDEYMPVKNIHSSSPDKSPEGITPT, encoded by the exons ATGGTGCCTCTATGGTTTCCTCTGTTCCTGCTCTTCCTTTCTCCTCTCCACTCTAGTCACACCCACCAAG ATCTAAGATGTCTCAATGATTACATAAACAAAGTCACCTGTGTCTGGGACAGTAGAGGGACTTTACCAGATACAGTCTGCATTCTACATGGTACTTTTGGAAAGTCGCCacgtttaag GAAGGAAAGCTGTGACCTGAAGCCTCTGAATGAGCAGAATCCAGCTCTACGAGGGTGCCCCCTTGTTTTTACGAAACGG aaaATTGGACTGTATTCTACAATTGAATTGCATGTCTCCTGTGAGAACATGACCAGCCCTGTGGCTCAGATACAGGACTATAAAGCACTCCAACACA TACGATTGAACCCACCCGATGCACTAAACGTCACCAATTACACCATCTCCTGGGATCGGACTTCCCAGGAAGGGATAAGTCATTTGAAATTCCAGCTGCAGTTCAAGCAGGAAGAGCAAAGCTGGGAG gaTGTGAATGTAAAGACCGTCGTCATACAGGACCAAATGAAGCAACTACAACTCCCCCATGAGGACCTTGAGGTGGGGAGGAGCTATCAGGTCAGGGTTCGAGTAGATGTGCACCCCAAGAGCAAAGGTTACGCTTCGGAGTGGAGCCGCTGGTCCCCTGTCAAGAcctggaggtcagaggtcgggaGGGAACCTCCACAGCCCACAG GGGTGGAAAAatggctgattggctgtggggcTGCACTACTGGTTGTGCTGGTGGCCCTCAGCATGACATTTCCCATTAGATACATCCG GGTCGACAAGGCGATCTTAAAACCGGTCCCGACTCCCGCAAAGTATTTTGATGTCCTCAATTCAACTCACGGCGGAAATTTCCAG AAGTGGCTAGGTCCTGTGATGCCTGCCCAATACTTTGACGTCCCCCAGCATTCCGTCGTCTCCCAAGTGGATCTCATCAGCGCAGAGGACAGCACTGCCCTCTTCAGGAAGGAGGGCGGCACTGCGCCCGAGGAGCAGGATGTCAGCGGCCAGTCGCCGAGCTTCTCCAACCTCAGCTACTTCTACTCCAGCTACCCCCGGCAGGTGGACACGCTCCCCCCTGCGTGCTCCAGCGGCCAGCCTGCCCAGGGCCCTGCTGAGCCAGGGAAGGACGGGCGGGCTGAGGTGGCCAGGGCCGGCTCAATCCGGATCGTCTCTTCCTACGAGTGCCTGCAGAAACTCATTGCTCGACGAGGGCAGCCCATGCACCAGGACTCAGGCATCAGCGTGGGGTCCGAGGACCAGGACACCGGAGATGACGAAGGGGATGGGGAAGCAGAGGATGAAGGGGACGATGTGCAGAATGACGCGGTTCTCCCCTCTGACCCTTCAGTCTTCCACCCTTTTCTCTTCCCTTTCGGGAAGTCTCCTTTCCAGGAGCCTTACCCCCAGCACCTGTCTGCGTTCCCCCACTTCCCCTTCCCTTTGCCCCACACAGGAGCAGGGGGTTTAATAGAGCCCTGCAGTGATGAATATATGCCAGTGAAGAACATTCACAGCAGCTCACCTGACAAGTCCCCTGAAGGCATCACACCAACATGA